The following coding sequences lie in one Thalassoglobus polymorphus genomic window:
- a CDS encoding branched-chain amino acid aminotransferase: MLKAILKDEAGFVVSTELVLIATILVIGLIVGQTTLRDQVVTELADVADAISAIDQSYAYSDITGHSSSTAGTVFDDEADFCDVSDSGEQGTGAGSGTCVLIDNGVSEQNGAQTIAEASDSI; this comes from the coding sequence ATGTTGAAAGCAATCTTGAAAGACGAAGCTGGTTTTGTCGTCTCAACTGAGCTCGTTCTGATCGCAACTATCCTCGTCATCGGACTCATCGTTGGTCAAACAACACTCCGTGACCAAGTTGTAACCGAACTCGCCGACGTTGCCGACGCAATCTCAGCAATCGACCAAAGCTACGCATACTCAGACATCACCGGACACTCATCAAGCACAGCTGGAACTGTTTTTGACGATGAAGCAGATTTCTGTGATGTGAGCGACAGTGGCGAACAGGGAACTGGAGCTGGTTCAGGTACTTGCGTGCTGATCGATAACGGAGTATCCGAGCAGAATGGTGCCCAGACTATCGCAGAAGCTTCTGACAGCATCTAA
- the leuD gene encoding 3-isopropylmalate dehydratase small subunit produces the protein MKQIQTVSGKAIPLLLDDIDTDRIIPARFLRCVSFEGIGEHAFEDDRLQDKNHPFNQPQYQDAHVLVSGRNFGCGSSREHAPQSLMRWGIQAVIAESFAEIFFGNCTSLGVPAVCAGRTDLEALSKAIQADPTLEVIVDLENCQVKYGETSFAVTIPDSARNSLVSGQWDFLSQLLENKPTIEEKKTTLPYLSGFPKA, from the coding sequence ATGAAACAGATTCAAACCGTCTCCGGAAAAGCAATTCCATTGTTGTTGGACGATATCGACACGGACCGCATCATTCCGGCCCGATTTCTTCGCTGTGTTTCTTTCGAAGGGATTGGTGAGCACGCCTTTGAAGATGATCGTTTGCAAGACAAGAACCATCCTTTCAATCAACCGCAATACCAAGATGCCCATGTCCTGGTCAGTGGCCGCAACTTTGGTTGTGGGTCTTCACGTGAGCATGCTCCTCAGTCACTGATGCGTTGGGGTATTCAGGCAGTCATTGCGGAATCGTTCGCTGAGATCTTCTTCGGAAACTGCACATCACTCGGGGTCCCTGCTGTCTGTGCAGGAAGGACTGATCTTGAAGCTCTCAGCAAAGCGATTCAAGCGGACCCAACTCTTGAAGTGATCGTCGACCTTGAAAACTGCCAGGTGAAATACGGCGAGACCTCATTCGCAGTAACAATCCCGGATAGCGCACGAAATTCGCTTGTCTCCGGACAGTGGGACTTCTTGTCGCAACTCCTCGAAAACAAACCCACGATCGAAGAGAAAAAAACAACGCTTCCCTATCTCAGCGGGTTTCCAAAGGCCTGA
- a CDS encoding PEP-CTERM sorting domain-containing protein, which translates to MSWIGHYSSGLPTDDFSIRFEAIDNGTYPNVNTTTNPATGPETTFHVGVDSGTSLDSRVATGQSAGGHAQYLYTATLDGSYMLTGGVSYMISIYNNTSDATAWFWDKSVSASNGTYYKNVLGQPFWQIGIADQQLVFSLDTESLVGPTVPEPSSFILLGTAIVGALAYRRRRKVA; encoded by the coding sequence GTGAGTTGGATTGGTCACTACTCCTCCGGCCTGCCTACGGATGATTTTTCCATCCGTTTTGAGGCGATAGATAATGGGACCTACCCGAATGTAAACACAACCACCAATCCAGCAACGGGACCTGAAACAACCTTTCATGTTGGTGTTGACTCTGGGACATCACTCGATAGTCGTGTTGCAACAGGTCAATCTGCTGGTGGACATGCACAGTATCTCTACACTGCAACTCTTGATGGGTCATACATGCTCACAGGTGGAGTATCCTATATGATCTCAATTTACAACAACACATCTGACGCAACAGCTTGGTTTTGGGACAAGTCAGTCTCGGCAAGCAACGGTACGTACTACAAAAATGTTCTCGGCCAGCCTTTTTGGCAGATTGGGATTGCAGATCAGCAACTTGTGTTTAGCTTGGACACCGAAAGTCTTGTAGGTCCCACTGTTCCTGAACCTTCGTCGTTCATTCTTCTTGGGACAGCGATTGTTGGGGCTTTGGCTTACCGACGTCGGCGTAAGGTTGCCTAG